GCGACGAGGTCGAGTACGCGCCGCTGCAAAGTGAAAACCACGTCAACGACCATCAGGCGCAACGTCAATGGCAGCACCTGCTGCACAGCGCGCTGACCACGCCTGGCGCACTCTCGCTGCAATTGCGCGCGTTCGCGTCGCGCGCCACGGGCCCGGTGTTGCATCACGAAGCCACACTCATGGCTCACCCCGATGCCAAAACCACCCTTGCCGGGACACTCTTTCTGCCAGTTGCGCTGCGACTGGGGCTTTCAGCGGGATTCGACCTCAAGGCAATCGAACTTGCTCTCGATTGGCTGCGGCAAAACACCCATGAAACCCTGGTCATCCGCATCTCTCTTGCGTCCATTCAATCCGCCTCGTTCCTCCCGCAAGTGAAAACAACATTGCAATCGGCACCGGAGGGGATCGCCGCGCGACTGGTATTCGAGTTCGACGCCTACGCGCTGCAAGCCGAGACGGAGGAGGTGACCGAATTTGCCCCGGAGGTCGCCCGCTACGGCGCGGAAGTCGCCCTGCGCAGGCTCGATCAATCGCCCATGGCGCTCAACCAACTGCACCAGGTGAAACTGCGGTTCGTCAAGCTGGGGGGCGACTTCGTCGAGCGCGCGTCAACCAGTCCCGGAACACGCCAATTGTTGATTGCCATGCTGGAAACGGCGCGTCATCTGGCGCTGGCCACCTTGGTCGCAGGCACCGTGACGCCCGAGACCGCCACTTGGCTGCGCACCCATGGCGCCGAATTGCTCGTCGAGCGCACGTGACGGATGGCTCCCCCATGGGCCCTGCCCCGCTTCGTACCCTTGCAATTCGCACAGCAGGCTCAAAATCAAGCGCCGTCGCATAATGCAAGGTTCTCGGCCCGAACGCCTTGCAGGGCGCTCTGGCTCTCACGAATACAACACGTACGCGAAGGACGACACGGATGCCGCTGCTGGGCCGGTTGTCGGTTGAAGAATTGGGTCATTTGCTGGAAGCCATGCAGCATTCGCTGAAGGTGGACAGCCACTACGCGCTATTCAACTGGCTGCGCAACGACGTCCAGCGTTTGCTGCCGCATGAGATCGTCATCGCCGCATGGGGAGATTTCTCGATTGGCCTTGTCTGCCACGATGTGGTCTCTTCTCTGCAAGGCATGCGCACGCGCAGCTTCAGCAATGAGGCCTTGCGTCCCTTCACCTGTTCATTGTTCAAGCGCTGGATCGAGCACGGCAGCAAACCTTTCATCAACGAAACACTGGGTGATTCCGCATTCCAGCGCCTGGACGATGACGACACGGTCCACACGTTCACGAAAATGCACGTCCGGCTCGTGCACGGCATCAAGGATCAGCGTGGTCGTCACGACTGCCTGTATGTGCTGCTCAGCGATGACGCGCCTGACGATCGAGACAAGAAACTGGCGTCCCTGCGCTTCCTGCTCCCTTACATCGATGCGTCATTTCGGCAGATTGCGCATTTGCCTGGGCAGTACTACAAACAACCGCTCGAACGCGAAAATGGGGGTCGGAATCCGCTCGGAGCGGAAGTGGCGACCGCATCGATGCCAGCGGGAGAACTCAGCGTGCGCGAGCTTGAGATCATGGAATGGGTGCGCCAAGGCAAAACCAATCCCGAGATCGGCATGATTCTGGACATCAGCGCATTCACCGTGAAAAATCACATGCAACGGATCTTCAAGAAGCTCGATGTGCTGAACCGCACTCAGGCCGTTGCCAAGATCGACACCTATCGTCACGCGGCGGCAACCCAGAAATGAAAAGGCCCGCTGCTTGCAGCGGGCCTTTTCATCAATATCTTGAATGCGTCAGACGGCCAAGGCGCCTTTGTCCGTGCCGCCTTTGCGGCGAGAGAAGATCCCAAGGCCCAAAGCCGAGAGGAACAGCAACGCAGCACCCGGCAGCGGCGTGGGGATGAAGGTCACGAGATCCTGCTTGTCGGGAATATCGCCGTAGGTCAACTTGACAATCCTGTAGCCGTCGCCCCACGCATTGGGGTTGGCGTTCATCGCGCCAAGCCAGCTCTCCGCCAGGTCGCGTGCAGCGGTGCTGGACGCGATGTAATCGCCTGTCGTCATCGCGGAGGCCTGGAAATTGCCGCTGCCAAGCGAGTAAGTCGGGGTGCCCGTCGTCCCCGTGTCCCCAACGATCTCCCAAACGGCCAATTGCATTGCCGCAGAGCTGATGACATCCGTCACCTGGCTGCCAAACTGCGTGAACAACTGGCCGAGCTTGGAAACCCAGGACGGCGTGGTGTCGCCGGTGACCTCGGTGACCGTGTAATCCGCCGTCGTCCCCTTGCCCAAGGCGACGTCCAGACACCACGAAATGATGGACTGGCCTGCCGCAAACAGCGACGTGCCCGAGACGCTGTTGACCAACTCGGTGTAACCGCCCACCCACATCTGGGTTGCCGGGTTGCCGGGCGTACGCACCACCATTTCCGGCGCGGTGCCGTTGAAGAGCTGCCCGGTCTCGGTGAGATTGACCGTTGCCGCAGAGGCTGAAGCAGCAGCCAGCGACAGCGCCCCGGCACAGAGCGACGCTGCCAGAGTCTTGGTAAAAGCTTTCATGGTCATCCTTCAGAAGGATTAGGAAAATCTATGCATCCGCAGTATACGAAAGCGACCAACTACCGCAATGGCTCGAATGGACTAAGGAAAAGTACTGCCGCCGAAAGTGCGCAAGCCCGCCGGTGGCGGGCTTGACGGGGATGGAGCAACCCGGCTGAACTCAGGCTGCCAATGGTTCGGCTACGCGTTTCTTGCGCCGCGCCATGCCACCCAGGCCCAGCGCCGAGAGGAACATCAAGGCGGCACCCGGCAGCGGGGTAGCAAGCACCTGCTGGAACGTGATCTGGTCTTGCGCCTTGTCGTTCGTCAGCTTGACCACCTTCCAGCCGACCGCGGTAGCGTTTTCCAGATCGGCAAGCCATGAATTCGCCAGGGTCGCTGCCTGGTTGTAGACGCTTGCGTTTCCGTTCGCCCTGGTTTTGATGTTCCCGCTCGTGACGTTGCCGTTGTCGCCGCCGGCGTGCGTCAGCTCCCAGATCGCCATCTGCATCGCCGCTGCGCCGACGTTCGTGCCGATTGCGCTCTGGTTCGCCGTGTACAGGCGCTCCACCTGGTTCACCCAGCTGTCGGTGACATCTTCCACGACGTTGTAGGTGTAGCTCGACCCTTGCGAGACCCCCTGGGTCAACTCTATGCACCAGGTCAACAGCGACGACAGGCCATCGAGCACGCTGCTGCCAGAGTGACCGGTCACATTCCAGTTGAGGGCGCCCATCTTCGTCGACTGCCAATGCGTACCCGAACCGAGATTGGTGTCCACCTGTCCCGAAATGCCGGGAGCAACCCCGGTAAATTTCATCGTGACGGTCGACGCCGAAACGGCCGGCGCCGCAAAAACGAATGCCGCAGCGCACAACGACGCGCCAAGGCTCTTGATGGCAAAGTTCATGGTTCTTCGTCCTTTGGACACCCGTCCGCAAATACAGAAAGTGGACGAATGCTATCGACCGCTTCAATCGTTTTCAATGAGCCTATCGGACTACATCCTGTTGCCGAAACGTCATTGCCAAACGGATCGCCGGCGGTCAACCGACGGGGTCGGTGGTCCCGAGCACGCCGAAGTCGCGCCGATCAGCCAACACCTCCCCGACCAACATCGCGTCTATGGTCTGAGCGTCTGCGCCAAAACCATAGACCAGCGCCATGTCGCAGAGGATGTTGATGCTGCGCGGTATGCCACGTGCGGCCTTTGCGATGAGCGCGATCGCGCCTTCGGTAAAGAGCGGTTCATCGCGCCCCGCGACGTGCAGACGATGCTGGACGTAGCGCGCCGCTTCCTGCGTCGTGAGGGGCGGAATGAAGAAGTCCACCGCCACGCGCTGCGCAAACTGCTGCAGCTGCGGCTGCTTGAGCAGATCGCGCAGTTGCGGCTGGCCGACCAGGATCACCTGCAACAACTGGTCCTTGTCTGCATTGATGTTGGAGAGCATGCGCAGCGACTCCAGCGCCCCCGCCGAGAGGTTCTGTGCCTCATCGACGATCAGCACCGCGCGTCGTCCCGCGGCGTATTCCTTGATGAGAAAGCGCTGAAACGCGTCATAGCGCGCCACCGGCGACATGCCTTCGTAGGGCTGACCAAACGCCAGCATGATCCATTCCAGCAGGTCGGCAATATCGCTGTGCGTGTTGTAGACCAGGCCGACGGTGAGCTCATCGCCCAAGGTATTGAGCAGGTGGCGGATCAGCGTCGTCTTGCCGCAGCCGATCTCGCCGCAAATGACGGAAAAGCCTGCCCGGTTCTGGATGCCATATTGCAGCATCGTGAAAGCAAGCGCGTGGCGCCTGCCGAGGTAGAGGAATTCCGGATCGGGTTGAATGGAAAACGGCTTCTCGCGCAGCCCGTAATAAGCTTCGTACATGCTTGCATCAGATCCCGGCCAGGGCCTTCTTGGCCTCGTCGGCCTGGGCAAAGGGGGCGCCCCTGGTGGCCAGGTCCAGTGCGTGCTGCAAGGCTTCACGCGCTCCGGTCTTGTTGCCCTGTGCCAAGAGGTTCATGCCCAGGTGGTAGTGCAGCACCGGCAAGTCGGGCATGGCCTTGGCGGCATCGCGCAGGGGCGTCGCGGCCTCTGAATACCTGCCCACCCGGTACGCCGCCCAGCCAAAGGTGTCCTTGAACTGCGGCACGTTGCTTGAACGCAGGCCCTGCGCCAACTCGTAGGCGCGCTTGTGGCTGGCCTCGTCGGTGCGCGCGTCGGTGAGCAGGCTGGCCAGGTTGTTGACCACCACCTCGGCATTGGGCCGCTCCTTGTTGAGCTTTTCGTACAGGGCCAGCGCGTCGTCCACCTTGCCGCGCTGCTCGTACAAGCTGGCGCGCGAAAGGCGCAAGCCAAAGTCCCCGGGCATGCGCTCCAGAGCGCGCACCAGCAGGGCGTCGGCCTCGTCGAATTGGCCCGCATCGCTGAGCAAACCCACCAGTCCAAGGTAGGCTTGGGCGCTCTCGGGATTCCGCTTGAGCACTTCCTCAAAGCCTTGTTTTGCGCCGGCCGCATCGCCCGACTGCGCCGCCAGCCGCGCCTGCAGCAGACGCGCGCCCACGTTGTCGGGCGACGCCGCGATGACCGACTGCAAAAAGCCTTGCGCCTCCTTGAGCTTGCCCGCGCGCAGATAGGTGCCGACCAGTGCGACCATGGGCTGCATTTCGTCGGGCGAGAGTTCATACGCCTTCCTGTACGCGGCGATGCTGCTGTCGAACTGGTTGCGCGCCGCCGCCACCGCGCCCTGGAGCTGGTTGGCCGCTACCTGCTGGTTTCCGAGCTTGGCCACCAGGTCCGCCACCTTCTGCGCCGAGACGAGTTCGCCGACATTCAGGTAGGACTGTGCGAGCAACTGGTAGGCCGGCAGGTAGTGCGGCGCCACCTGCAGGGTCTCGCGCAGCGCGGGCTCAACCAGCCGGGGCTTGCCCACGCGCATCAGGAACTCCGCGTAAGGCATCGCATAGAGCGGCGCGAACTTGCCTTCTTGCGCGGCGCGCGCGTATTCGTCCTGTGCCAGGTCCTTGGAGCCTTGCATCTCCAGCGTGCGCCCAAGCATGGCGTGTGCCTGCGCCGACGAAGGCGTATCGCGCAAGATGGTGCGCAAGTCGGCCACCGCGTCGTCCAGCCGCCGCTCATCGAGCGCCACGCCGGCGCGCAGCAACAGGCCTTGTTCATTGCGCGCATCGGCCTCGAGGATCTGCGCGATCAGCTCGTTTGCTTCCGCCCGCTTGCCGTTGCCCAGCAGGTCGGCGGCCAGCGCGGCGCGGGCGCGCAGCCCGGCCGGATCCTTGCCGGCCTCGGCCACCACCTCGTTCCACAGAGCCCGCGCTGCCTCAGGCTTGTTCTCTTGCTGCCGCAGATTGGCGAGCATCAGCTTGAGGTCCCAGGCCTTGGGGTCTTGTTTGATGAACTCCTGCAACTCGGCAGCGGCTGCCGCCGGGCCCTTGAGCTGCCCGACGAAACGCACCAGATCCAGCTTGGCCTCGGTGTCCCTGGGCTGGGCCTTGACGATGTCGCGGTAGGTGTCTTCAGCCTGCGCAGGCATGCCGTGCGTCATGAAGAACTGCGCAAGCATGTGGCGCAGCACCTTGTTGTCGGGGTAGAACGCAATCAGCTTGCGAAAGACCTCTTGCGCGCCGTCGAGCCTGGACATCTTCTCCAGCGCCTGCACCTTGATGAGCTGCAGCGCCACGTCGCGCTCATTGTCCGCCAGCGCCTGGTCCAGGTATTTGAGTGCGCCATCCCCATCGCCGTCCATCAGGCGCTGGGATGCCAGTACCACCAGCGCATCGGACTGCTTGGGGTTGCGGCTCAGCGCCTGCTGCGCCAGATCTACCGCGGCCTTGCGATCCCCGAGCTTGAACATCACCGCCGCACGCAGCGCAAGCACATCGGCATCGTCCGCCTTGAGCCTGGACGCCGCTTCGCTTGCCGTCAGCGCCTTGTCCATCTGGCCGGCGGCCAGCAGCAGCTTGCCCAGCTTGAGGTGCGCCGCCAGATTTGTCGGGTCGAGTTCCACCACCTTGCTCAGCAGGCCGTAGGTGCGGTTCCAGTCGCTGCCCCGCTCGGCAATCTCGGCCAGGCCATAGAGCGATGGCACGTTGTTCGGGTTGATCTGCAGCGCGTTCTGAAATTCGAGCCGCGCCTTCACCACGTCTCCCGCCTGCAAATAGCTCTGTCCCTTCTTGGCAAACGAAGCCACCTTTTCCTCGGGCGAAGAGCAAGCGACCAACGCCAGCGCGGACAGCGCCAGCAGCGCCGCCGACACTCCGCGGCGCACGCCGCCCCTGTTCATCATCGATAGCCTGGGCATCTCTTACTCCCCGGCCCCATCACTCGGGCCGATACGTCAATTGATAGCTGATCGCGCAATACAGACAAGCGCCAGAGCCCAATTTCATTCAAAAAATGGCGAGTACCTTGTCCCGCCCCACGCACCCGCTATTTGGGCACAAAGGGCCCGAGCAGCGGCACCGCCACGCGGGCAAACGCGGTGAGCCGCGCATCCGCCGCCCCCGCCGCCTCACCCGGGCGCATCGGCGTCACCATGCGCACCAGCGCGCCATCGGTGCGATTGCGCAGGAGGGCATCTTCCAGCAGATACCACTTCATCAGGTACTCGTTGGCAATGCGCCGGCCGCGCTGCTCGAACCAGTAGTACACGAGCTGGTGCCGATTGTCCTTGGAGATCACGACACGCACCACTTCCAGCGGCGAGCCGTCGTTGAGTTCGATCACGTCGCCATGGATATCCGATATCACCCAGCCACCACCGGGAATGCAGACCTGTGGCGAATGCGGCGACACGCCCTTGCGCTGCGAGGCGTAATACGCGGTATAAAAATTCACCACATCGCCCGCCTCATCGCGGTAATCGGCAAGCACGTAGTCGCTGAAGCCCAGCGCCT
This portion of the Comamonas flocculans genome encodes:
- a CDS encoding ExeA family protein translates to MYEAYYGLREKPFSIQPDPEFLYLGRRHALAFTMLQYGIQNRAGFSVICGEIGCGKTTLIRHLLNTLGDELTVGLVYNTHSDIADLLEWIMLAFGQPYEGMSPVARYDAFQRFLIKEYAAGRRAVLIVDEAQNLSAGALESLRMLSNINADKDQLLQVILVGQPQLRDLLKQPQLQQFAQRVAVDFFIPPLTTQEAARYVQHRLHVAGRDEPLFTEGAIALIAKAARGIPRSINILCDMALVYGFGADAQTIDAMLVGEVLADRRDFGVLGTTDPVG
- a CDS encoding VPLPA-CTERM sorting domain-containing protein; amino-acid sequence: MNFAIKSLGASLCAAAFVFAAPAVSASTVTMKFTGVAPGISGQVDTNLGSGTHWQSTKMGALNWNVTGHSGSSVLDGLSSLLTWCIELTQGVSQGSSYTYNVVEDVTDSWVNQVERLYTANQSAIGTNVGAAAMQMAIWELTHAGGDNGNVTSGNIKTRANGNASVYNQAATLANSWLADLENATAVGWKVVKLTNDKAQDQITFQQVLATPLPGAALMFLSALGLGGMARRKKRVAEPLAA
- the epsA gene encoding XrtB/PEP-CTERM-associated transcriptional regulator EpsA, encoding MPLLGRLSVEELGHLLEAMQHSLKVDSHYALFNWLRNDVQRLLPHEIVIAAWGDFSIGLVCHDVVSSLQGMRTRSFSNEALRPFTCSLFKRWIEHGSKPFINETLGDSAFQRLDDDDTVHTFTKMHVRLVHGIKDQRGRHDCLYVLLSDDAPDDRDKKLASLRFLLPYIDASFRQIAHLPGQYYKQPLERENGGRNPLGAEVATASMPAGELSVRELEIMEWVRQGKTNPEIGMILDISAFTVKNHMQRIFKKLDVLNRTQAVAKIDTYRHAAATQK
- a CDS encoding tetratricopeptide repeat protein — protein: MPRLSMMNRGGVRRGVSAALLALSALALVACSSPEEKVASFAKKGQSYLQAGDVVKARLEFQNALQINPNNVPSLYGLAEIAERGSDWNRTYGLLSKVVELDPTNLAAHLKLGKLLLAAGQMDKALTASEAASRLKADDADVLALRAAVMFKLGDRKAAVDLAQQALSRNPKQSDALVVLASQRLMDGDGDGALKYLDQALADNERDVALQLIKVQALEKMSRLDGAQEVFRKLIAFYPDNKVLRHMLAQFFMTHGMPAQAEDTYRDIVKAQPRDTEAKLDLVRFVGQLKGPAAAAAELQEFIKQDPKAWDLKLMLANLRQQENKPEAARALWNEVVAEAGKDPAGLRARAALAADLLGNGKRAEANELIAQILEADARNEQGLLLRAGVALDERRLDDAVADLRTILRDTPSSAQAHAMLGRTLEMQGSKDLAQDEYARAAQEGKFAPLYAMPYAEFLMRVGKPRLVEPALRETLQVAPHYLPAYQLLAQSYLNVGELVSAQKVADLVAKLGNQQVAANQLQGAVAAARNQFDSSIAAYRKAYELSPDEMQPMVALVGTYLRAGKLKEAQGFLQSVIAASPDNVGARLLQARLAAQSGDAAGAKQGFEEVLKRNPESAQAYLGLVGLLSDAGQFDEADALLVRALERMPGDFGLRLSRASLYEQRGKVDDALALYEKLNKERPNAEVVVNNLASLLTDARTDEASHKRAYELAQGLRSSNVPQFKDTFGWAAYRVGRYSEAATPLRDAAKAMPDLPVLHYHLGMNLLAQGNKTGAREALQHALDLATRGAPFAQADEAKKALAGI